A window of the Lolium perenne isolate Kyuss_39 chromosome 7, Kyuss_2.0, whole genome shotgun sequence genome harbors these coding sequences:
- the LOC127316744 gene encoding uncharacterized protein, which produces MVVLMEYAPGVGVALKRKGAEEPGLFAWPDDGDVDGAPISCRANKMRRLECAGGTGSDVPEPASDVMMGEEPPAPSPGAAEGGSAVVVYNHHPAVDAAGAGGLLGLLGKWRIRPWAPVSAGAEWIRGMLREADSCTVRALLSRAQEEGGAGLAVVPWVAAPAPGEPDQASTAAETVDGEEQDAEGAVAMDVEEGTGQRQTQTVPAGFGEGYLWRWPQHCLVPAPLPPVGQASPAVRSW; this is translated from the coding sequence ATGGTGGTGCTCATGGAGTACGCCCCCGGCGTCGGCGTTGCGCTGAAGCGGAAGGGCGCGGAGGAGCCGGGCTTGTTTGCGTGGCCCGACGACGGCGACGTCGACGGCGCTCCGATCTCCTGCCGCGCGAACAAGATGAGGCGGCTGGAGTGTGCCGGCGGCACGGGCAGCGATGTGCCGGAGCCGGCGAGCGACGTGATGATGGGGGAGGAGCCACCGGCGCCATCGCCCGGGGCCGCGGAAGGGGGGAGCGCGGTGGTGGTGTACAACCACCACCCGGCCGTCGATGCCGCGGGAGCTGGCGGCCTGCTCGGCCTTCTCGGAAAATGGCGGATCCGGCCGTGGGCGCCCGTGAGCGCCGGCGCTGAGTGGATCCGTGGCATGCTGCGCGAGGCGGACAGCTGCACGGTGCGGGCGCTTCTGTCGCGCGCGCAGGAAGAGGGCGGCGCCGGCCTGGCCGTGGTCCCTTGGGTTGCCGCGCCCGCGCCGGGAGAGCCGGATCAGGCGTCCACGGCTGCCGAGACGGTGGACGGAGAGGAGCAGGACGCGGAGGGAGCGGTGGCGATGGACGTCGAGGAGGGGACGGGCCAGCGTCAGACCCAGACGGTCCCTGCCGGCTTCGGCGAGGGGTACCTATGGCGGTGGCCGCAGCACTGCTTGGTGCCGGCCCCGCTGCCGCCGGTTGGCCAGGCGAGCCCGGCGGTGCGGTCGTGGTGA